In Candidatus Methylomirabilota bacterium, a genomic segment contains:
- the gspG gene encoding type II secretion system major pseudopilin GspG — MTSRSIGRERARHGERGFTLVELLVVIIILGLLAGLVGPRLFGRVGQSKQATAKAQIELLGAGLDQYRLDVGSYPPSGAGLSALVQNPNVANWNGPYLKKNTVPLDPWGKAYQYKCCPGDHGDYDLWSYGADGAPGGEGENADVASWDTR, encoded by the coding sequence GTGACTTCGAGGTCGATCGGGCGCGAGAGGGCTCGCCATGGCGAGCGCGGCTTCACCCTCGTGGAGCTCCTGGTCGTTATCATCATCCTCGGCCTCCTGGCGGGTCTCGTCGGTCCGCGTCTCTTCGGCCGGGTGGGGCAGAGCAAGCAGGCGACCGCGAAGGCCCAGATCGAGCTGCTGGGCGCCGGGCTCGATCAGTACCGGCTCGACGTGGGGTCGTACCCGCCGTCGGGCGCGGGACTCTCGGCGCTGGTCCAGAACCCCAACGTGGCCAACTGGAACGGCCCCTATCTCAAGAAGAACACCGTGCCTCTCGACCCATGGGGGAAGGCCTATCAGTACAAGTGCTGTCCCGGGGACCACGGGGACTACGACCTCTGGAGCTACGGGGCCGATGGCGCCCCGGGCGGCGAGGGCGAGAACGCGGACGTGGCGTCGTGGGACACGCGGTGA
- a CDS encoding type II secretion system F family protein has translation MTVFTYRARDRSGQAIDGVMEAPDARAVVDRLQRDAYFPITVVPQEARRRLLGFAWPARGGGRVSRRDVLAFTQQLATLIEAGMPLDRALAIQGELASGARLRAIIADVLQRVRGGSSLADALALHHPRPFSRLYVNMVRAGEKGGALEATLRRLVEFLEEAGEFRDAIVSALIYPALLAGVGAAAVIFLLAFVVPRFAAIFSDVESTLPLPTLILLRVSETIQHYGWLLGILALGVVAAIRLGLATASGRLRADRMLLALPIVGEVIVKIEMARFSRILGTLLRGGVALVSALAVVTELLGNRVLARAVAALGDGVRRGAGLAQPMADAAIFPRLAVHMVRVGEETGRLEDTLLKLAATYEADSRKVLKRLIALTEPCVILVMGLVVGFIVVAMLLAILSITDLPV, from the coding sequence GTGACGGTCTTCACGTACCGCGCAAGGGATCGGAGCGGCCAGGCCATCGACGGTGTCATGGAGGCGCCCGACGCGCGGGCCGTGGTCGATCGACTGCAGCGGGATGCGTACTTCCCCATCACCGTCGTCCCCCAGGAAGCGCGCCGGCGTCTGCTCGGCTTCGCCTGGCCGGCGCGCGGCGGTGGGCGAGTCTCCCGCCGCGACGTCCTCGCCTTCACCCAGCAGCTGGCCACGCTGATCGAGGCCGGCATGCCACTCGACCGCGCGCTGGCCATCCAGGGCGAGCTCGCGTCGGGCGCCCGCCTCCGCGCCATCATCGCGGACGTGCTCCAGCGCGTCCGCGGCGGCTCCTCGCTGGCCGATGCGCTGGCCCTGCATCACCCGCGGCCGTTCTCCCGGCTCTACGTCAACATGGTGCGGGCGGGGGAGAAGGGCGGCGCCCTCGAGGCCACGCTCCGGCGGCTCGTGGAGTTCCTGGAGGAGGCGGGCGAGTTCCGCGATGCGATCGTCTCCGCGTTGATCTATCCCGCGCTGCTGGCCGGCGTCGGCGCCGCGGCGGTGATCTTTCTGCTCGCCTTCGTCGTGCCCCGCTTCGCGGCCATCTTCAGCGACGTGGAGTCGACGCTTCCGCTGCCCACGCTCATCCTCCTCCGCGTCAGCGAGACCATCCAGCATTACGGCTGGCTGCTGGGCATCCTCGCCCTCGGCGTCGTCGCGGCGATACGGCTGGGCCTGGCGACGGCGAGCGGCCGCCTCCGCGCTGATCGCATGCTCCTCGCCCTGCCCATCGTGGGCGAGGTGATCGTCAAGATCGAGATGGCGCGCTTCAGCCGCATCCTGGGCACGCTGCTCCGGGGCGGTGTGGCCCTGGTGAGCGCCCTCGCCGTGGTAACGGAGCTTCTGGGCAACCGCGTGCTGGCGCGGGCGGTGGCCGCCCTGGGCGACGGCGTTCGTCGGGGCGCCGGTCTCGCCCAGCCGATGGCAGATGCCGCGATCTTCCCGCGTCTCGCCGTCCACATGGTGCGCGTGGGCGAGGAGACGGGCCGGCTCGAGGACACGCTGCTCAAGCTCGCCGCGACCTACGAGGCCGACAGCCGGAAGGTCCTCAAGCGGTTGATCGCCCTCACCGAGCCCTGCGTCATCCTGGTGATGGGCTTGGTGGTAGGCTTCATCGTCGTGGCCATGCTGCTGGCAATCCTCTCGATCACCGATCTGCCGGTCTGA
- a CDS encoding GspH/FimT family protein, with product MRRRAGYTLIELVLVVAVLAVASLVAAPAVGRAVDGIRVRTEVAGVASLLRWAREEAVTRGQPREVTLDAEGQTLLVRRADGEAVRVEKRRPLSSLVHVVPTPGPVQLPITFTPRGRSSGGTVRLETVGPRVYLVTVDALTGRVTTRRVDS from the coding sequence GTGAGGCGACGCGCTGGGTACACCCTGATTGAGCTCGTGCTCGTGGTCGCGGTACTGGCGGTGGCGAGCTTGGTGGCGGCCCCCGCGGTGGGCCGGGCCGTGGATGGGATACGGGTGCGCACGGAAGTGGCGGGCGTCGCCTCGCTCCTGCGCTGGGCCCGCGAGGAGGCGGTCACCCGTGGGCAGCCCCGCGAGGTGACGCTCGACGCCGAGGGGCAGACGCTGCTGGTGCGCCGCGCGGACGGCGAGGCAGTGCGCGTCGAGAAGCGCCGGCCGCTGTCGTCCCTGGTGCACGTCGTTCCGACGCCCGGCCCCGTGCAGCTGCCGATCACGTTCACGCCGCGCGGCCGCTCCAGCGGGGGCACGGTACGGCTCGAGACGGTGGGGCCGCGCGTCTACCTCGTCACCGTGGATGCCCTTACCGGGCGCGTGACCACCCGGCGGGTCGACTCGTGA
- the gspE gene encoding type II secretion system ATPase GspE, producing the protein MQAATERRRLGEVLTALGAVTEDDVSRAVAQQEGLPFLSAAELPSTPPALKDVSPKYLRQNVACPIAVEGKVLSVATAEPGNPLLADDLEQSLGLRVKLFVAPPSAVLEAIERAYGANTALQKIVEGMGSSSGERDAEADDDVNHLRDMAFEPPVVRLVNILIDGALAADASDIHIEPFEDTLLVRYRIDGLLYDQESPPRRLRAALTSRIKIMAEMNIAERRLPQDGRIRVTAHGRRVDIRVSTIPTVHGESIVMRLLDRASVFLSFDRLGFAPRTADTFEGMIRRPHGMVLVTGPTGSGKTTTLYAALDKINRPDLKIITVEDPVEYQLKRVNQIPVKPKIGLSFAAGLRHIVRQDPDVIMVGEIRDLETAEIAIQAALTGHLVFSTLHTNDASSAVTRLQDMGCEPYLFSSVLNGVLAQRLVRRICQGCRVPKPAEAAELVALGVASTGAEELFHGKGCDECRGTGYRGRTGIYELLRVTESIRSLIVRKAPAAEIRREAVAHGMVTLREDGWARARAGLTTVAEILRVTEDEI; encoded by the coding sequence GAAGTACCTGCGCCAGAACGTCGCCTGTCCCATCGCCGTGGAAGGGAAGGTTCTGTCGGTGGCGACGGCCGAGCCGGGCAATCCGCTCCTGGCCGACGATCTGGAGCAGTCGCTCGGGCTGAGGGTCAAGCTCTTCGTCGCGCCGCCCTCCGCGGTGCTCGAGGCCATCGAGCGGGCCTACGGGGCGAATACGGCGCTGCAGAAGATCGTCGAGGGCATGGGCTCGTCGAGCGGCGAGCGGGACGCGGAAGCCGACGACGATGTGAACCACCTGCGCGACATGGCGTTCGAGCCGCCGGTGGTGCGGCTGGTGAACATCCTGATCGACGGCGCGCTCGCCGCGGATGCCTCGGACATCCACATCGAGCCCTTCGAGGATACCCTCCTCGTGCGCTATCGAATAGACGGGCTCCTCTACGACCAGGAATCGCCGCCGCGCCGGCTCCGCGCCGCCCTGACCTCGCGCATCAAGATCATGGCGGAGATGAATATCGCCGAGCGCCGCCTGCCGCAGGACGGACGCATTCGCGTGACCGCGCACGGCCGTCGGGTGGACATCCGCGTCTCGACCATTCCCACCGTCCACGGTGAGTCCATCGTGATGCGGCTGCTGGATCGCGCCTCGGTGTTCCTGTCGTTCGACCGTCTCGGCTTCGCGCCCCGCACGGCGGACACCTTCGAAGGGATGATCCGGCGCCCGCACGGCATGGTGCTGGTCACCGGGCCCACCGGCTCCGGCAAGACGACCACGCTGTACGCGGCCCTCGACAAGATCAACCGGCCCGATCTCAAGATCATCACTGTCGAGGATCCCGTCGAGTACCAGCTCAAGCGGGTCAACCAGATCCCGGTGAAGCCCAAGATCGGGCTGAGCTTCGCCGCCGGGCTGCGCCACATCGTGCGGCAGGATCCCGATGTCATCATGGTGGGCGAGATCCGCGATCTCGAGACGGCCGAGATCGCCATCCAGGCCGCCCTGACCGGACACCTCGTGTTCTCGACGCTCCACACCAACGACGCGTCCAGCGCGGTGACGCGGCTGCAAGACATGGGGTGCGAGCCGTACCTCTTCTCGTCGGTCCTGAACGGCGTGCTGGCCCAGCGGCTCGTGCGGAGGATCTGCCAGGGCTGTCGCGTGCCCAAGCCCGCGGAGGCCGCCGAGCTCGTTGCGCTGGGCGTTGCCAGCACCGGAGCCGAGGAGCTCTTCCACGGCAAGGGCTGCGACGAGTGCCGGGGCACCGGGTACCGAGGGCGCACCGGGATCTACGAGCTCCTCCGGGTCACCGAGTCCATCCGCAGCCTCATCGTGCGCAAGGCGCCGGCCGCCGAGATCCGTCGGGAGGCGGTCGCGCACGGGATGGTGACCCTCCGCGAGGACGGCTGGGCCAGGGCCCGTGCGGGGCTGACGACGGTCGCGGAGATCCTCCGCGTCACGGAGGACGAGATCTAG